One genomic region from Fictibacillus marinisediminis encodes:
- a CDS encoding nitrate/nitrite transporter: MIKKIQLPLQTVNLIAGFMVWVLISSLLPFMKEDISIPADQLAWVTAIPVILGSLLRIPLGYLTNLFGARKIFMISFIILLFPVYYIAHASAFTDLLIGGLFLGLGGAIFSVGVTSVPKYYPKERHGFINGIYGAGNIGTAITAFTAPVIASQFGWSLTVQFYLMLLAVMALANFFLGDKKEPKVRTSLSEQLRGIAKNEKLWLFCLFYFITFGSFVAFTIYLPNFLVANFGLEKVDAGIRTAGFIVIATIMRPIGGWLADRFHSLKLLMFVFGGYTLAAMLLSFAPSIGLYTAGCLTIALCAGMGNGVIFKLVPAYFPKQSGIANGVVSAMGGLGGFFPPLILALLFKLTGHYAIGFMALSEVALASFVLVIWMYYQDRLGMSAQILNSTAEGIMVTDSKGTIIAVNPAFSKLTGYSAEDVIGKNPNLLKSGLQDGGFYKKMWLDIEEKGFWQGEIWNRRKDGQNYLEWLTISAVKNEAGEIQQYAGMFSDITALKTKSV, encoded by the coding sequence ATGATTAAAAAAATCCAGCTGCCATTACAGACTGTCAATCTGATCGCGGGCTTTATGGTTTGGGTATTGATCTCATCCCTTCTGCCGTTTATGAAAGAGGACATCAGCATTCCGGCAGACCAGCTGGCTTGGGTGACCGCTATCCCTGTCATTCTGGGTTCTTTGCTTAGAATTCCTCTCGGCTATTTAACGAACTTGTTTGGAGCAAGAAAAATTTTCATGATCAGTTTTATCATCCTTCTTTTTCCGGTTTATTATATTGCCCATGCTTCTGCATTTACCGACCTGCTTATCGGAGGTTTATTTTTAGGGTTAGGAGGAGCCATCTTTTCGGTTGGTGTGACGTCTGTTCCAAAATATTACCCAAAGGAGCGCCATGGCTTCATAAACGGCATCTACGGGGCAGGAAACATTGGTACAGCCATAACAGCTTTTACCGCACCGGTCATCGCCTCTCAGTTCGGATGGTCTCTTACCGTTCAATTTTATTTAATGCTTCTTGCGGTGATGGCGCTGGCCAATTTCTTTCTCGGAGATAAAAAAGAGCCAAAAGTACGCACATCGCTGTCTGAACAGCTGAGGGGCATCGCCAAGAATGAAAAACTTTGGCTGTTTTGCTTATTTTATTTCATTACGTTTGGATCTTTCGTAGCGTTTACCATCTATTTGCCGAACTTTTTAGTGGCAAACTTTGGTCTTGAAAAAGTCGATGCAGGAATCAGAACAGCAGGATTTATCGTTATCGCGACGATTATGCGCCCGATCGGTGGCTGGCTGGCTGACCGCTTTCACTCTCTAAAGCTGCTCATGTTTGTTTTTGGCGGCTACACGCTTGCCGCGATGCTGCTTTCCTTTGCGCCTTCCATCGGGCTCTATACCGCAGGGTGTTTAACGATCGCTCTCTGTGCCGGAATGGGCAACGGGGTTATCTTTAAGCTGGTTCCTGCTTATTTTCCGAAGCAGTCCGGCATTGCGAACGGTGTCGTCTCTGCGATGGGCGGGCTCGGAGGCTTTTTCCCTCCGCTGATCCTGGCACTGCTATTTAAGCTTACCGGGCATTATGCAATCGGTTTTATGGCGTTATCCGAAGTAGCGCTCGCAAGCTTCGTACTCGTCATTTGGATGTATTATCAGGACCGTCTTGGGATGTCTGCACAAATCCTCAACAGCACGGCTGAAGGCATCATGGTAACCGACAGCAAAGGCACAATCATAGCAGTTAACCCGGCCTTCAGCAAACTGACTGGCTACAGTGCAGAGGACGTGATCGGCAAGAACCCGAACCTGCTGAAATCCGGCCTGCAGGATGGCGGGTTTTATAAAAAAATGTGGTTGGACATCGAAGAGAAAGGATTTTGGCAGGGCGAGATTTGGAACCGCAGGAAAGACGGCCAGAATTACCTCGAGTGGCTAACAATCAGCGCGGTAAAAAATGAAGCCGGAGAAATCCAGCAGTATGCCGGCATGTTCAGCGACATTACAGCACTAAAAACAAAAAGTGTGTAG
- a CDS encoding flavin monoamine oxidase family protein has protein sequence MEGRVLSEEEMLNTIRNGLPPGAKPKKVIVAGAGIAGLVAGTLLLDAGHDVRILEASQRVGGRIYSVRSPFSEGHHFEAGAMRIPENHKLVFEYLHKFKLPYNRFVNALPDDLFYINGRKVRSGIYDKNPDLLGFPVAAHEKGKTAENLLRYAIQPLVDYVNEDPERHWPIIIKRFGNYSVDGFLKHNPFGRSLSSGAVDKIKVLLSLEGFPELSFLETLRDILLIFINRKMKWFEITGGNDQLPKAFVPRLGDRLLMEKRLTRIVQGPKTVTLYTEHPTNRETEVFEADRAIVTLPFSVLNFVQIEPEQSLSYYKRRAIRELHYVPSTKVGLQFKRRFWEEEGLRGGKAISDQASRFTYYPSHYPDGIQSGVVLGSYTWEDDSNLWSCLPNQTRIYETLKCLSFFHGSQVYREFTTGVSYCWTNNPYAGGAFTMFKPFQEQEFGDAISTPEGRLHFAGEHATKTHGWMQGSIESAVNAAHEVHQELT, from the coding sequence ATGGAAGGAAGAGTGCTGTCAGAAGAAGAAATGCTGAACACGATCAGAAACGGTCTGCCTCCTGGCGCCAAACCAAAGAAGGTCATCGTGGCTGGAGCAGGAATCGCCGGGCTCGTTGCCGGTACTTTGCTGCTGGATGCAGGGCATGATGTGCGGATTTTAGAAGCCTCCCAGCGGGTCGGAGGACGAATTTACTCCGTCCGATCACCATTTTCAGAAGGGCACCATTTTGAGGCAGGGGCTATGAGGATACCTGAAAATCACAAGCTGGTGTTTGAGTACCTTCATAAGTTCAAACTGCCGTATAACCGATTTGTTAACGCCCTGCCGGATGATTTATTTTATATTAATGGAAGAAAAGTCCGTTCTGGTATTTATGATAAGAATCCCGATCTGCTTGGCTTCCCGGTTGCTGCGCATGAGAAAGGAAAAACGGCAGAAAACCTTTTAAGATATGCCATTCAGCCGCTCGTGGATTATGTGAACGAGGATCCTGAACGGCATTGGCCCATCATCATCAAACGCTTCGGAAACTATTCGGTAGATGGTTTCCTGAAACATAACCCCTTCGGCAGGTCTTTATCTTCAGGTGCGGTGGATAAAATCAAGGTCCTTCTGTCACTGGAAGGATTTCCTGAGCTTTCTTTTCTGGAAACGTTGCGAGACATCCTGCTTATATTTATTAACCGGAAGATGAAGTGGTTTGAGATTACTGGAGGAAATGACCAGCTTCCGAAAGCTTTTGTGCCGCGCCTCGGTGACCGGCTGCTGATGGAAAAACGATTGACAAGAATTGTACAGGGTCCAAAAACAGTAACACTGTACACCGAACATCCGACAAACAGAGAAACAGAAGTCTTTGAAGCTGACCGGGCAATTGTCACCTTGCCTTTTTCTGTTCTGAATTTTGTACAGATTGAGCCCGAGCAGTCACTTTCCTACTATAAAAGACGAGCGATTCGGGAGCTCCATTATGTGCCTTCAACTAAAGTCGGTCTGCAATTTAAACGGCGATTCTGGGAAGAAGAAGGTTTGCGGGGAGGAAAAGCGATATCTGACCAGGCATCCCGGTTTACATATTATCCGAGCCACTATCCAGATGGAATCCAGTCAGGAGTGGTGCTCGGAAGCTATACATGGGAAGATGATTCCAATCTTTGGAGCTGCCTGCCGAACCAGACGAGGATCTATGAAACGCTGAAGTGTCTCTCCTTTTTCCACGGATCTCAAGTGTACAGGGAGTTTACGACGGGTGTTTCCTATTGCTGGACGAACAATCCATATGCAGGCGGGGCGTTCACAATGTTTAAGCCGTTTCAGGAGCAGGAATTCGGAGATGCCATTTCCACTCCAGAAGGCAGGCTTCATTTTGCGGGAGAACATGCGACCAAAACTCACGGCTGGATGCAGGGCTCCATTGAATCCGCTGTGAATGCAGCTCATGAAGTGCATCAGGAGTTAACATAA
- a CDS encoding GAF domain-containing protein, whose protein sequence is MAFELEILKELETLRQETDCNFVGIALQGKANSEVQWKYAAGNRNEKYKKIAVRYGKGIAGKVISSGQPLMVMDFPHQIKGKSVDYPIMLAEQLVTSFAVPLCADGAIKGVVLVGYRSNQSISDKKQELVKNIVSAWEKQFSSIFKGRRESV, encoded by the coding sequence ATGGCATTTGAACTGGAGATTCTCAAAGAGCTGGAAACGCTGCGGCAGGAAACGGACTGTAATTTCGTGGGCATCGCTCTACAAGGAAAGGCGAATTCTGAGGTACAGTGGAAGTATGCAGCGGGAAACAGGAATGAAAAATATAAAAAAATCGCTGTCCGATATGGAAAAGGAATTGCAGGAAAAGTTATCTCGAGCGGACAGCCTTTAATGGTCATGGATTTCCCCCATCAGATCAAAGGGAAATCGGTAGACTATCCTATCATGCTGGCCGAACAGCTGGTAACGTCCTTTGCCGTTCCGCTTTGTGCCGATGGAGCCATAAAAGGAGTCGTGTTAGTCGGTTATCGTTCCAATCAGAGTATCTCCGATAAAAAGCAGGAACTTGTAAAAAACATAGTCTCTGCTTGGGAAAAACAGTTTTCCTCCATCTTTAAGGGAAGGAGAGAAAGTGTATGA
- a CDS encoding response regulator has protein sequence MINILLIDDHAVVRRGLTMLLNAHPNMEVVGEASEGNEGIQKALEHKPDVVIMDLSMPHGKDGLSATSELKKLLPQCVILILTMHDDEEYLFRVIQAGASGCILKSAPHEELIAAIQSVYSGNAYLNPSATKRLMEEYLSNVKSGASDSYSLLSDREKEVLTLIAKGYSNKEIAEQLIISVKTVETHKGNVMEKLQMKTRPELVAYALKKGLLGYGI, from the coding sequence TTGATTAACATATTACTGATTGACGACCACGCAGTGGTACGCCGGGGGCTTACCATGCTGTTAAACGCTCATCCAAATATGGAAGTGGTGGGAGAAGCATCAGAAGGAAACGAAGGGATTCAAAAAGCGCTCGAACACAAACCGGATGTCGTTATTATGGATTTAAGCATGCCCCACGGCAAGGACGGTTTGTCGGCAACCTCTGAGCTGAAGAAGCTCCTTCCACAGTGTGTGATCTTAATCTTGACTATGCATGACGATGAAGAATATTTATTCCGCGTCATTCAGGCCGGTGCATCAGGCTGTATTTTAAAGAGCGCCCCGCACGAGGAGCTGATCGCAGCCATTCAGTCGGTGTACAGCGGAAACGCGTATTTAAATCCCTCGGCGACAAAGCGGTTGATGGAAGAATACTTAAGCAATGTTAAGAGCGGAGCTTCAGATTCCTACAGCCTTCTTTCCGACCGGGAAAAAGAAGTGCTGACTTTAATCGCTAAAGGGTATTCCAATAAGGAGATTGCTGAACAGCTGATAATCAGTGTGAAAACCGTAGAAACACATAAAGGAAACGTCATGGAAAAGCTGCAGATGAAAACAAGGCCGGAGCTGGTCGCCTACGCACTGAAAAAGGGTTTGCTTGGCTATGGCATTTGA
- a CDS encoding PAS domain S-box protein, whose translation MKFMDRIKTGTIVISLSGEIQSVNDRARVMFGDPVAEEAGMGIGELLPGFDIQKMEEENILFQTGSHRDGHVIPLYIKIHSFMLHDELYYMLELWERKGEKNEIEKHLKELADLKFALDESAIVAITDRRGIISYVNDKFCQVSKYSAQELLGSDHRLINSGCHSKEFMRNLWKTILKGNVWRGELKNKAKDGTYYWVDTTIVPFLDENGKPYQFLAIRYEITEHKQVVEELKNSIQELVDLKFALDESSIVAITDARGKITYVNDLFCKISQYSREELIGKNHRIINSNYHSHEFFKQLWQTISSGKVWKGEIRNRAKDGTYYWVDTTIVPFLDENGKPYQYLAIRFEITDKKRVEKELQHMMTRLLDVQEEERKRLSRNLHDGVGQNLYGHLITINRMRSKVEHPLLDQMQEEVSELIEEVRDISWELRPSVLDDLGLVPAIRSFLTRFAENYQIAVSFDCSLSGSRLGFEKETTIYRVIQESLTNVRKYACVDEASVSIRGWEDGLRVVISDEGCGFGADHQKSGVGLFSMEERARSVGGKLKVRSAAGQGTTVVLELPMVPGTPI comes from the coding sequence ATGAAGTTTATGGATCGCATAAAAACAGGCACGATCGTGATTTCTTTATCAGGTGAAATTCAGTCGGTTAATGACAGGGCCAGAGTGATGTTTGGCGATCCTGTGGCTGAGGAAGCGGGGATGGGGATCGGCGAACTGCTTCCCGGTTTTGATATACAAAAGATGGAGGAAGAAAATATTCTCTTTCAAACCGGCTCTCACCGAGACGGACATGTAATCCCGCTTTATATTAAAATCCATTCCTTTATGCTGCACGATGAACTCTATTACATGCTCGAGCTTTGGGAGCGAAAAGGCGAAAAGAATGAGATAGAAAAGCACCTTAAGGAATTAGCAGATTTAAAGTTTGCTCTGGATGAGTCGGCGATCGTTGCCATTACCGACAGACGGGGAATCATTTCATATGTTAACGACAAGTTTTGCCAGGTGTCCAAATATTCCGCGCAGGAACTTCTTGGGAGTGATCACCGTCTGATTAACTCAGGCTGCCATTCCAAGGAGTTTATGCGGAATTTGTGGAAAACAATTTTAAAAGGTAACGTCTGGCGCGGCGAATTGAAAAACAAAGCAAAGGATGGAACCTACTATTGGGTCGATACCACGATTGTTCCATTTCTTGATGAAAACGGAAAACCGTATCAATTTCTCGCGATCCGCTATGAAATAACCGAGCATAAACAGGTGGTGGAAGAGCTGAAGAATTCCATTCAGGAGCTTGTCGATTTAAAATTTGCTCTGGATGAGTCCAGCATTGTAGCCATCACTGATGCTAGAGGGAAAATTACATACGTGAATGATTTGTTCTGTAAAATCTCACAGTACAGCCGGGAGGAATTGATCGGTAAAAACCATCGAATCATTAACTCAAACTATCATTCTCACGAGTTTTTCAAGCAACTATGGCAGACGATCAGTTCCGGCAAGGTTTGGAAAGGTGAAATCAGGAACAGAGCAAAAGATGGTACCTATTATTGGGTGGACACGACCATCGTGCCATTTCTCGATGAAAACGGAAAGCCGTATCAGTATCTTGCTATCCGTTTTGAAATTACAGACAAGAAGCGCGTGGAAAAGGAGCTTCAGCATATGATGACCCGCCTGCTTGACGTTCAGGAGGAAGAACGGAAGCGGCTGTCTCGTAATTTGCATGACGGCGTCGGGCAAAATTTATACGGCCATCTGATCACGATCAACCGGATGCGATCAAAAGTAGAGCATCCTTTGCTGGATCAGATGCAAGAGGAGGTCTCGGAGCTCATTGAAGAAGTGCGGGATATTTCGTGGGAATTGCGCCCTTCTGTTCTGGACGACCTCGGCCTCGTTCCTGCCATCCGTTCATTTCTTACCCGCTTTGCCGAAAACTATCAGATCGCGGTGAGCTTTGACTGCTCTCTTTCCGGAAGCAGGCTTGGTTTTGAAAAAGAAACCACGATTTACCGGGTCATTCAGGAATCATTAACGAATGTGCGAAAGTATGCCTGTGTGGATGAAGCGTCTGTTTCCATCCGAGGATGGGAAGACGGCCTGCGGGTGGTCATCAGTGATGAAGGCTGCGGATTTGGTGCGGATCATCAAAAGTCCGGTGTCGGCCTGTTCAGCATGGAAGAAAGAGCACGCTCCGTCGGGGGTAAGCTAAAGGTGCGTTCTGCGGCCGGGCAGGGAACAACAGTGGTCCTGGAGCTGCCGATGGTGCCAGGCACTCCGATTTGA
- a CDS encoding molybdopterin oxidoreductase family protein: MQKDKFFKEVENLHHPNEKLIKTHCSYCGMQCGMNLRVNTVTNKIIGVEPRYDWPVTVGKMCPKGVTAYQQTNHKDRLLKPLIRDDASQKGTKDGFREASWEEAYDLIAAKFKDMQSRYGKDALSVFSGVSMTNEKCYLTGKFARVAMGTRYIDYNGRFCMSSAAGGFLRSFGVDRGSTIPWTDIHETDCLFIAGSNTAECHPTSMFRVWSVQERGGYLIVADPRETPIARRADVHLDLKPGTDLALANGIASLLIQNGHMDEEFVQNHTTGFEETKELLKTFTPEYTSEITGVSPEKIIRAAEIYGKAPNAIVMFARGIEQQHKGVDNVSAYTNMALITGKIGRPKSGVATFTGQGNGQGGREHGQKADLLPGYRKITNPKHVEEVCEVWGITPEEMPKPGVSAYEMFELMEQKEIRGLYLLCSNPAVSAPNLNFVRKALKNLDFMVCADFYLSESAEFADVVLPSVTWSEDEGTVTNLEGRIIKINKAQEPVGESKPDWQMQVELAERLGKGKYFSHLKTARDVADEFRLASKGGYADYYGATWDKIDEQDGVFWPCRSKGDKGTPHLFLDKKFYHPDGKAKICALPYRPPAEEPSEEYPLRLTTGRVVYHYLSGNQTRRIQFLHDMCPEPYVEVHPETAGKYRIQHEERVLLYTRRGKAEYKVKITEAIRKDTVFVPYHFGDQDSINLLTIAALDPISRMPEFKVCAAQIERLPGKEER, encoded by the coding sequence ATGCAAAAGGATAAGTTTTTTAAAGAAGTGGAGAACCTCCATCATCCAAATGAAAAACTAATTAAAACGCATTGCAGCTATTGTGGGATGCAGTGCGGAATGAACCTGAGGGTAAATACGGTCACGAACAAAATTATCGGAGTGGAACCAAGGTATGACTGGCCGGTGACGGTAGGGAAAATGTGCCCGAAAGGTGTTACGGCCTATCAGCAGACCAACCATAAAGACCGCCTGCTTAAACCTCTCATTCGAGACGACGCTTCACAAAAAGGCACGAAAGACGGTTTTCGGGAAGCCAGCTGGGAGGAAGCATATGATCTGATCGCTGCCAAATTTAAAGATATGCAATCCAGGTATGGAAAAGATGCGCTTTCTGTGTTTAGCGGCGTATCCATGACCAATGAAAAATGCTACCTGACGGGAAAATTTGCACGTGTGGCGATGGGAACCCGCTATATCGATTATAACGGCCGGTTCTGCATGTCCAGTGCGGCGGGTGGATTTCTTCGTTCCTTTGGTGTTGACCGCGGATCCACAATACCGTGGACGGATATTCACGAAACGGACTGCCTTTTTATTGCGGGAAGCAACACCGCAGAATGCCATCCAACCTCCATGTTTCGTGTTTGGTCTGTCCAGGAAAGAGGAGGGTACTTGATTGTCGCAGATCCAAGGGAAACACCGATTGCGAGAAGGGCTGATGTTCACCTTGACCTGAAGCCCGGCACCGACTTAGCCCTGGCTAACGGAATTGCAAGCCTGCTTATCCAAAACGGCCATATGGACGAGGAGTTTGTTCAGAACCATACGACCGGATTTGAAGAGACCAAAGAACTTCTTAAAACATTTACACCTGAATACACGAGTGAGATTACCGGGGTTTCTCCTGAAAAAATCATCCGTGCGGCTGAAATTTACGGCAAAGCGCCGAACGCCATCGTTATGTTTGCCCGGGGAATTGAGCAGCAGCATAAAGGCGTCGACAATGTGTCCGCCTATACCAACATGGCGCTCATTACCGGCAAGATCGGACGGCCGAAATCGGGGGTAGCCACCTTTACAGGCCAGGGCAACGGCCAGGGCGGACGGGAACACGGGCAGAAAGCGGATCTGCTCCCGGGCTACAGGAAAATTACAAATCCCAAACACGTAGAGGAAGTTTGCGAAGTATGGGGCATTACGCCGGAAGAGATGCCGAAACCGGGTGTTTCCGCCTATGAAATGTTTGAGTTAATGGAACAGAAGGAGATCAGGGGACTATACCTGCTTTGCTCCAATCCTGCAGTATCCGCGCCCAATTTGAATTTTGTAAGAAAAGCGCTGAAAAATCTCGATTTTATGGTCTGTGCTGATTTTTATCTGTCCGAATCAGCGGAGTTTGCTGACGTTGTTCTCCCGTCCGTCACCTGGTCGGAGGACGAAGGTACGGTAACCAATCTGGAAGGGCGCATCATTAAAATAAATAAAGCACAGGAACCGGTTGGGGAATCAAAGCCGGACTGGCAGATGCAGGTCGAGCTGGCTGAACGGCTGGGCAAAGGAAAATACTTCTCTCATTTAAAAACGGCAAGAGACGTAGCCGATGAATTCAGGCTTGCCTCTAAAGGGGGCTATGCTGATTACTACGGAGCAACGTGGGATAAGATCGATGAACAGGACGGGGTATTCTGGCCTTGCCGCAGCAAGGGGGATAAAGGAACACCACACCTATTTTTAGATAAAAAATTCTACCACCCGGACGGGAAAGCAAAGATCTGTGCGCTTCCTTACAGGCCGCCGGCAGAGGAGCCGAGCGAAGAGTATCCGCTGCGCCTTACGACGGGAAGGGTCGTCTATCATTATCTGTCAGGAAACCAGACGCGAAGAATTCAGTTTCTTCATGACATGTGCCCGGAGCCGTATGTTGAAGTTCATCCTGAGACAGCTGGGAAATACCGTATTCAGCATGAGGAAAGGGTCCTTCTTTACACCCGGAGAGGCAAAGCAGAGTATAAGGTGAAAATAACAGAAGCCATCCGAAAAGATACGGTCTTTGTCCCTTACCATTTCGGTGATCAGGACTCTATTAACCTGCTGACGATTGCGGCCCTCGATCCGATATCGCGTATGCCGGAGTTCAAAGTATGCGCCGCACAGATTGAGAGACTGCCAGGAAAGGAGGAACGGTAA
- a CDS encoding Rieske (2Fe-2S) protein codes for MSDRNAKIPFDEDNYTHNIHRNNERMLDRRGFMKTMVGAAGLFAISSLPWGAIAAKELMGLGEKEYPKKKIASLKSVAVGDSVDFSFPGEHDSALLIRLSENKFVAYQNACTHLRCPVFWKKEENEMICPCHHGKFSAHTGEPLAGPPRRPLPAIKVKVEYGNIYAVGVKRYEA; via the coding sequence ATGTCTGACCGCAATGCGAAAATTCCGTTTGATGAAGATAATTATACCCACAATATTCACCGAAACAATGAACGAATGCTAGACCGGCGCGGTTTTATGAAAACCATGGTCGGAGCCGCTGGGTTATTTGCCATTTCGTCGCTGCCCTGGGGAGCTATTGCTGCAAAAGAACTCATGGGCTTGGGAGAAAAGGAGTATCCGAAAAAGAAGATCGCTTCCTTAAAATCCGTGGCGGTGGGTGATTCCGTCGACTTCTCCTTTCCAGGAGAGCATGACAGCGCCCTACTGATCCGCTTGAGCGAAAACAAATTTGTAGCTTATCAAAATGCCTGTACCCATTTGCGCTGTCCGGTTTTTTGGAAGAAGGAAGAAAACGAGATGATCTGTCCGTGCCACCACGGGAAGTTCTCTGCCCATACAGGCGAGCCGCTCGCCGGTCCGCCGAGACGTCCCCTGCCGGCCATTAAGGTGAAGGTGGAATACGGAAACATCTATGCAGTGGGAGTGAAGCGGTATGAAGCGTAG
- a CDS encoding 4Fe-4S dicluster domain-containing protein — MKKRLYIELENCIGCRSCLAACTQCGGHEQRNRNYVYDVNPLVTRQTMPLMCLHCENPACARSCPAQAIQIHETGAVLSALVEKCIGCQNCTIACPYGIPKFDTEQNLMYKCDLCIDRTKDGIPPMCASVCPSSTLQWLTEGEIEAKREQYSLDNGKWITSMPYLEGETNVKINLPGILQGIEKLF, encoded by the coding sequence ATGAAGAAGAGACTGTATATTGAACTTGAGAATTGCATAGGGTGCCGTTCCTGTCTTGCCGCATGCACGCAGTGCGGCGGCCACGAGCAGCGCAACCGAAACTATGTGTATGACGTCAATCCACTTGTGACGCGTCAGACGATGCCGCTAATGTGCCTCCATTGCGAGAATCCGGCTTGTGCTCGCAGCTGCCCGGCTCAGGCCATCCAGATCCATGAAACAGGAGCTGTATTATCTGCTCTCGTAGAAAAATGCATCGGCTGCCAGAACTGCACGATTGCCTGTCCGTATGGCATTCCTAAATTTGATACAGAGCAAAACCTGATGTATAAATGTGACCTTTGCATTGACCGGACAAAAGATGGCATACCGCCCATGTGCGCGAGTGTCTGCCCTTCCAGCACTCTACAATGGCTGACAGAGGGCGAGATCGAGGCGAAGCGGGAGCAATACAGCCTGGATAACGGGAAATGGATCACCAGCATGCCTTATCTGGAAGGTGAAACAAACGTAAAAATCAATCTTCCCGGCATACTGCAGGGAATTGAAAAATTGTTTTAG
- a CDS encoding sensor histidine kinase has translation MKKRKIQLEKVTSYIIQSQEAEIKRIALELHEGIGQTLYSIYTGLQYIQTGLEKPHLTEYAQEISQSLERTIKEIRLLSVELHPPTLTTLGLLPAMKSFSKLFTSTFGIEVEIASAGKEQRVTEAQSVTLFRVCQEALTNAAKYADTSFIKIDFTWKENCLKIAVKDFGKGFFAEEPALQQSPGLQAMKERMKLAGGHCRITSEAGMGTVVEMQIPL, from the coding sequence ATGAAAAAAAGGAAAATTCAGCTGGAAAAGGTTACATCCTATATCATTCAGTCTCAAGAAGCAGAGATAAAGCGGATCGCACTAGAACTTCATGAAGGAATCGGGCAGACCCTGTATAGTATCTATACAGGGCTGCAGTATATCCAGACAGGGCTGGAGAAGCCGCATTTAACAGAGTACGCACAGGAAATTTCACAGTCCCTTGAGAGAACCATTAAGGAAATCCGTCTGCTTTCTGTCGAATTGCACCCGCCGACGCTGACAACCCTAGGTCTGCTTCCCGCGATGAAAAGCTTTTCCAAACTTTTCACCTCAACATTCGGCATTGAGGTCGAGATCGCATCGGCAGGCAAGGAACAACGGGTGACAGAGGCGCAGAGCGTGACCTTGTTCAGGGTTTGTCAGGAGGCGTTGACGAATGCGGCCAAATACGCCGATACCTCTTTTATCAAAATAGACTTTACATGGAAGGAAAACTGTTTGAAGATAGCGGTAAAGGATTTTGGAAAAGGCTTTTTTGCGGAAGAACCGGCACTTCAGCAGTCACCGGGTCTTCAGGCAATGAAAGAACGGATGAAACTGGCAGGAGGCCATTGCCGGATCACCTCAGAAGCCGGCATGGGAACAGTGGTGGAGATGCAGATTCCGCTCTAA